A section of the Rhizobium sp. BG4 genome encodes:
- a CDS encoding NUDIX hydrolase: MNSIFSEEFAGWPPEQTVFPVAKVDLRVLDGEHPYRVSRRDEIAANWEAEVKANPALFDGRMVFQHRLAFGEDEIRGQGYVIPFSTFMYWRRQQDRTGGMHLFSYPVIETSDNALVAIRMGAHTANPGQVYFAAGSLEPEDIASGVCDLEFNMRREVLEETGLDLAHSTPGDSYYASRFRRTVTVMRLYRFDLTADELVERIAAHMLVAEDKEIAGAVAIRSADHSAYPYNVAMLPVIDWYFGNPDKT, from the coding sequence ATGAACTCGATATTTTCAGAGGAGTTTGCCGGCTGGCCGCCGGAGCAGACCGTATTTCCCGTTGCCAAGGTCGACCTTCGCGTTCTCGACGGCGAGCATCCCTACAGGGTCTCCAGGCGCGACGAGATCGCCGCCAACTGGGAGGCCGAGGTGAAGGCCAATCCGGCCCTGTTCGACGGGCGCATGGTGTTTCAGCACCGGCTGGCATTCGGCGAGGATGAGATCAGGGGGCAGGGATACGTCATCCCGTTCTCGACCTTCATGTACTGGCGGCGCCAACAGGACCGGACGGGCGGCATGCACTTGTTCTCCTATCCTGTCATCGAAACCTCCGACAATGCGCTGGTGGCGATCCGCATGGGCGCGCATACCGCCAATCCCGGCCAGGTCTATTTCGCTGCCGGTTCGCTGGAGCCCGAGGATATCGCATCCGGCGTCTGCGACCTCGAATTCAACATGCGCCGCGAGGTGCTGGAGGAGACCGGTCTCGATCTCGCCCACTCGACGCCCGGCGACAGCTACTATGCCAGCCGCTTCCGCCGCACCGTCACCGTCATGCGGCTGTATCGTTTCGATCTGACTGCGGACGAGCTCGTCGAGCGGATCGCGGCGCATATGCTGGTCGCCGAAGACAAGGAAATCGCCGGTGCGGTGGCGATCCGCTCGGCCGATCACTCGGCCTATCCGTATAACGTCGCCATGCTGCCGGTTATCGATTGGTATTTTGGTAATCCAGACAAAACCTAA
- a CDS encoding PhzF family phenazine biosynthesis protein, with protein sequence MARSYSVYDVFTDRKLAGNPLAVIFDGEDLSDEAMQSIARETNLSETVFVQKSANPAYSARIRIFTPGRELPFAGHPTVGTAIALAERTHGSDATLDLVCVLEENVGPVRCAVRLREGVASFAEFDLPRKSQQIAMPLEKLGIANALSLKVTEIGFENHVPSIWSAGVPFLLVPIHDIGAAQRMEFDPQLWEKTVPFVDGALASAYIYCRGGVNHSAKFHARMFASGMGIVEDPATGSAAAALSGAIHHFDRLPDGHHPITIEQGVEMGRPSIIHLHMDVEAGAISNARIGGQAVRLATGSLDL encoded by the coding sequence GTGGCGCGCAGCTACAGCGTCTACGATGTGTTCACCGACCGCAAGCTCGCCGGCAATCCGCTGGCCGTCATCTTCGACGGCGAGGACCTGAGCGACGAGGCGATGCAATCGATCGCCCGCGAAACCAATCTGTCCGAGACCGTCTTCGTCCAGAAGTCGGCTAATCCCGCCTATAGTGCCAGGATCCGCATCTTCACGCCGGGCCGTGAACTGCCGTTTGCCGGTCATCCGACCGTGGGTACCGCGATCGCGCTCGCCGAGCGCACGCATGGCAGCGATGCGACGCTCGATCTCGTCTGCGTGCTGGAAGAAAATGTCGGGCCGGTGCGCTGTGCGGTGCGGCTGCGCGAGGGCGTCGCGAGTTTTGCCGAATTCGATCTCCCGCGCAAATCGCAGCAGATCGCCATGCCGCTCGAAAAGCTCGGTATCGCCAACGCGCTGTCGCTGAAGGTGACGGAGATCGGATTCGAGAATCACGTTCCGTCGATCTGGAGCGCCGGCGTGCCGTTCCTGCTCGTGCCGATCCATGACATCGGTGCGGCCCAGCGCATGGAGTTCGATCCGCAGCTTTGGGAAAAGACGGTGCCCTTCGTCGATGGCGCACTGGCTTCCGCCTATATCTACTGCCGCGGCGGGGTGAACCATTCGGCGAAGTTCCACGCACGGATGTTTGCGAGCGGAATGGGGATCGTCGAGGACCCGGCGACCGGTTCTGCGGCGGCTGCACTCTCCGGAGCGATTCACCATTTCGACCGTCTGCCCGATGGTCATCACCCGATCACCATCGAACAGGGTGTGGAAATGGGCCGTCCCTCGATTATCCACCTTCACATGGATGTCGAGGCTGGAGCGATCTCAAACGCCCGGATTGGCGGCCAGGCAGTGCGTTTGGCCACGGGTTCGCTCGACCTTTGA
- a CDS encoding YoaK family protein, giving the protein MLVHEGDSRTSKIDLLLAAVLAFVAGGVNSAGFLAFGYFSANMTGNVSMISDHMSVREFSAALAFLMIVVMFVLGAFSASLFIEVGKQRRLANIYALTLLSEAALLLAVGLYAGSVGPAANGITIAGLLSFTMGIQNAASTRISGSRVRTTHVSGIATDIGVGLALLIGGKAAPERPQIVRRLTLHAATVLFFLLGGVAGVIGYKAADGSVFCAFSVILLALCARYIRRTAIAR; this is encoded by the coding sequence ATGCTGGTCCACGAAGGCGACAGCCGCACATCCAAGATCGATCTTCTTCTCGCAGCCGTGCTCGCCTTTGTGGCGGGCGGCGTCAACAGCGCGGGCTTCCTCGCCTTCGGCTATTTCTCCGCCAACATGACCGGCAATGTCTCGATGATCTCCGATCACATGTCGGTGCGCGAATTCAGCGCTGCCCTCGCCTTCCTGATGATCGTCGTGATGTTCGTGCTCGGCGCCTTCAGCGCCTCGCTGTTCATCGAGGTCGGCAAGCAGCGGCGGCTTGCCAACATCTATGCCCTGACGCTGCTCTCCGAAGCGGCGCTATTGCTCGCCGTGGGGCTCTATGCCGGCAGCGTCGGACCGGCCGCGAACGGCATCACCATCGCCGGGCTCCTCAGCTTCACCATGGGCATCCAGAACGCCGCCTCGACGCGCATCTCCGGCAGCCGCGTGCGCACCACCCATGTCTCGGGCATCGCCACCGATATCGGCGTCGGTCTCGCGCTGCTGATCGGCGGCAAGGCCGCACCGGAACGCCCGCAGATCGTCCGCCGCCTGACATTGCATGCTGCGACAGTGCTGTTTTTCCTGCTTGGCGGCGTCGCTGGCGTGATCGGATACAAGGCGGCGGACGGAAGCGTATTCTGCGCCTTCAGCGTCATCCTGCTGGCTCTCTGCGCCCGCTACATCAGACGCACCGCGATCGCGCGCTGA
- a CDS encoding entericidin, with product MPKSALAFVCLSALLLSSCGNTAWGLKKDGQDASHAMDNATHRVLSAGAKK from the coding sequence ATGCCGAAGTCCGCCCTCGCTTTTGTCTGCCTTTCCGCTCTTCTTTTGTCTTCCTGCGGGAATACCGCCTGGGGCCTGAAGAAGGACGGCCAGGACGCGAGCCATGCCATGGACAATGCCACGCATCGTGTTCTCTCGGCCGGTGCCAAGAAGTAG
- a CDS encoding DMT family transporter encodes MPSSASPLRGVLVAFAAYAVFAFSDASIKILHGAIPAYQIAFLGCAFGIVVLPFIKGKDDSWTDLVKTSNRTLWMLRFACGAIGAIASIITFTKLPMAEAFCLLFLLPSFVTILSVIFLKEDVRWQRWTAVIVGFIGVLIVLRPGFRELSVGHLAAAIGGISAAISIVILRAMGPAEKRLSLYGAGLLGTLIVSGLLMVSNIAIPTAREWFFIASYGILGAIGNVLLMTAARLAPANLVAPPQYSQMIWAIAFGYLIFDDTIDLPMAGGIALIICSGLLTLVRERKRGTPLPTAVVSSDNQAPAVTTVATD; translated from the coding sequence ATGCCCTCCTCTGCCTCGCCGCTTCGCGGCGTCCTCGTCGCGTTCGCGGCCTACGCCGTCTTTGCCTTCAGCGACGCGTCGATCAAGATCCTCCACGGTGCGATCCCCGCCTATCAGATTGCCTTTCTCGGCTGCGCTTTCGGCATCGTTGTCCTCCCCTTCATCAAGGGCAAGGATGACAGCTGGACGGATCTGGTAAAGACCTCGAACCGCACTCTCTGGATGCTGCGCTTTGCCTGCGGCGCGATCGGCGCCATCGCCTCGATCATCACTTTCACCAAGCTGCCGATGGCGGAAGCCTTCTGCCTGCTGTTCCTGCTCCCCTCTTTCGTCACCATCCTCTCGGTGATCTTCCTGAAAGAGGATGTCCGCTGGCAGCGCTGGACGGCCGTCATCGTCGGCTTCATCGGCGTGCTGATCGTGCTGCGCCCGGGCTTTCGGGAACTCTCCGTCGGCCACCTGGCAGCCGCGATCGGCGGCATCAGCGCCGCGATTTCGATCGTCATCCTGCGCGCCATGGGTCCGGCGGAAAAGCGCCTGTCGCTTTATGGCGCCGGCCTCCTGGGCACGCTGATCGTCAGCGGCCTGCTGATGGTCTCCAACATCGCCATCCCGACGGCACGCGAATGGTTCTTCATTGCGAGCTACGGCATTCTCGGCGCGATCGGCAACGTGCTGCTGATGACCGCTGCGCGCTTGGCACCGGCCAATCTCGTGGCCCCGCCGCAATATAGCCAGATGATCTGGGCGATCGCCTTCGGCTACCTGATCTTCGACGACACGATCGACCTGCCGATGGCAGGCGGCATCGCGCTGATCATCTGCTCCGGCCTGCTGACTCTGGTGCGCGAGCGCAAGCGCGGGACGCCGCTGCCGACGGCCGTCGTCTCCTCCGACAACCAGGCGCCTGCGGTCACGACAGTCGCCACCGACTGA
- a CDS encoding DHA2 family efflux MFS transporter permease subunit, whose protein sequence is MTPADITDKIDDAASARQAKVVALVVAVSFFMQILDGTIVATSLPQMAASFGVQPVSMSIGITVYMLTGSAFIPLSGWLGDRFGARRIFLISIAVFTGASLLCGLSGSLTQFIIARAIQGAGSALMTPVGRIIVLKNARKSELVQAIALITWPALTAPVVGPVLGGFITTYASWHWNFLINIPIGLIGLFLVMRFVPEQKEEEAGRLDILGFILSALGLTLLLTALEISVKWHGGMLPVAAMFAGGVLFSYLATRHFLVAQNPLLDLSAFKVQTFALSTLYAGTACRVAINATPFLLPLLFQLGFGMSSIAAGAYLLVYFLGNLGMKTVTTPLLAIFGFRNVLVFNGLIAAGSIIVCGFFTESTPQVLIYAMLFIAGLSRSMEFTALNTLAFADINSAQRSSASTLSSMLQQVSLLLGVAVAAAALNISAAFRAAPEPELSDFRWAFLTVGLIGIVSCLRFAKLPPEAGAEVSKHRRYSKKV, encoded by the coding sequence ATGACCCCGGCTGACATCACAGACAAGATCGACGACGCGGCAAGCGCCCGCCAGGCGAAGGTCGTCGCGCTGGTGGTTGCCGTTTCCTTCTTCATGCAGATCCTCGACGGCACGATCGTCGCCACGTCGCTGCCGCAGATGGCGGCAAGCTTCGGGGTGCAGCCGGTGTCTATGAGCATCGGCATCACCGTCTACATGCTGACCGGCTCCGCCTTCATTCCGCTGTCTGGATGGCTCGGCGACCGCTTCGGCGCGCGGCGTATCTTCCTGATTTCGATCGCCGTCTTTACCGGCGCCTCGTTGCTTTGCGGCCTTTCCGGCAGCCTGACGCAGTTCATCATCGCCCGCGCCATCCAGGGCGCAGGCAGCGCGCTGATGACGCCGGTCGGGCGGATCATTGTGCTGAAGAACGCGCGGAAATCCGAACTGGTCCAGGCGATCGCGCTGATCACCTGGCCGGCGCTGACGGCGCCGGTCGTCGGCCCTGTGCTCGGCGGGTTCATCACCACCTATGCCAGCTGGCACTGGAACTTCCTGATCAACATTCCGATCGGCCTGATCGGTCTCTTCCTGGTGATGCGCTTCGTGCCGGAGCAGAAGGAAGAGGAAGCAGGCAGGCTTGATATCCTTGGCTTCATCCTCAGCGCTCTGGGCTTGACGCTGCTGCTGACGGCGCTGGAGATTTCGGTCAAATGGCATGGCGGGATGCTGCCCGTCGCCGCGATGTTCGCCGGCGGCGTGCTGTTTTCCTACCTCGCGACGCGCCACTTCCTCGTTGCGCAAAACCCGCTGCTCGATCTGTCCGCCTTCAAGGTGCAGACCTTCGCGCTCTCGACGCTCTATGCCGGAACGGCCTGCCGCGTGGCGATCAATGCGACGCCGTTTCTGCTGCCGCTGCTTTTCCAGCTCGGGTTCGGGATGAGCTCGATTGCGGCGGGCGCCTACCTGCTCGTCTACTTCCTCGGCAATCTCGGGATGAAGACGGTGACGACGCCGCTGCTGGCGATCTTCGGCTTCCGCAACGTGCTGGTGTTCAACGGCCTGATCGCGGCGGGCTCGATCATCGTCTGCGGTTTCTTCACCGAGAGCACGCCGCAGGTGCTGATCTATGCCATGCTGTTCATCGCCGGTCTGTCGCGCTCGATGGAATTCACGGCGCTCAATACGCTGGCCTTTGCCGATATCAATTCGGCGCAGCGCAGCTCCGCCTCGACACTGTCGAGCATGCTGCAGCAGGTATCGCTGCTGCTCGGTGTTGCTGTCGCAGCGGCAGCACTCAACATTTCGGCGGCCTTCCGTGCAGCGCCGGAGCCGGAGCTTTCGGACTTCCGCTGGGCGTTTCTGACCGTCGGGCTGATCGGCATCGTGTCCTGCCTGCGGTTTGCCAAGCTGCCGCCGGAGGCGGGTGCCGAGGTTTCGAAGCACCGGCGATACTCAAAAAAAGTCTGA
- a CDS encoding response regulator: MGDDTVDAGKTIRILYIDDDDALAMLMRRNLSRRGFTVEWAEDGATGLKRVAEGGIDAVILDHFLKAETGLDILPKLMELPDHPPVIYATASGDTSVAVAALKAGADDYVLKGISHDYFDLLAAALEQGLERARFRRETAQAQEVIRQQRDHAEMLLAEVNHRIANSLGLVGALIRMQSSMTTDQVAIDALQETQMRINAIASVHRRLYTNRQVGTVQIDEYLGSLLTELEASMRDDKRPHRVVLAAKPVNLATDKVITLGLIVSELVTNAFKYAYGDGIEGEVRVIIDQTDDLLRVIVEDDGAGFDHAGPAKGTGLGTKILTAMAASLKSELGYDREHRGTRATLVFSIG; this comes from the coding sequence ATGGGTGACGACACGGTCGATGCGGGCAAGACGATCCGCATCCTCTACATCGATGACGACGATGCGCTCGCAATGCTGATGCGCCGCAATCTGTCCAGGCGCGGTTTTACCGTCGAATGGGCGGAAGACGGCGCGACAGGGCTGAAGCGTGTTGCCGAAGGCGGCATCGATGCGGTTATCCTCGATCACTTCCTCAAGGCCGAAACCGGGCTCGACATCCTGCCGAAGCTGATGGAACTGCCGGATCATCCGCCCGTCATCTACGCCACCGCGTCCGGTGATACGAGCGTTGCCGTCGCCGCCCTGAAGGCGGGGGCTGACGATTACGTTTTGAAGGGCATCTCGCACGACTATTTCGATCTTCTGGCCGCCGCCCTCGAACAGGGGCTGGAGCGGGCACGCTTCCGCCGCGAGACGGCGCAGGCGCAGGAAGTGATCCGCCAGCAGCGTGACCATGCCGAAATGCTGCTCGCCGAAGTCAATCACCGCATCGCCAACAGCCTCGGCCTCGTCGGCGCGCTGATCCGCATGCAGTCGTCGATGACGACGGACCAGGTGGCGATCGACGCGCTGCAGGAAACGCAGATGCGCATCAACGCGATCGCCAGCGTCCACCGCCGCCTATATACCAACCGCCAGGTCGGTACTGTGCAGATCGACGAATATCTCGGCAGCCTGCTGACCGAGCTCGAGGCGTCGATGCGCGACGACAAGCGGCCGCACCGGGTGGTGCTGGCGGCAAAGCCGGTCAATCTGGCGACCGACAAGGTCATCACGCTCGGCCTCATCGTCAGCGAGCTCGTCACCAATGCCTTCAAATACGCCTATGGCGACGGCATCGAGGGCGAGGTTCGCGTCATCATCGACCAGACCGACGATCTCCTGCGCGTCATCGTCGAGGATGATGGTGCCGGTTTCGATCATGCCGGTCCGGCAAAGGGCACGGGTCTCGGCACGAAGATCCTGACGGCGATGGCCGCTAGCCTGAAATCCGAGCTCGGCTACGACAGGGAACATCGTGGCACGCGGGCAACGCTTGTCTTCTCGATCGGCTGA
- a CDS encoding DUF924 family protein, with amino-acid sequence MAKICTPDEVLRFWLEECGRDMWFRSSLALDEQIMARFRDTHLTLAGGGVETWRATPEQRLAAIIVLDQFPRNIYRATPLAFATDALALREAKLAIEAGADKAIAAAHRCFFYMPFEHSEVLAEQDRSVALFEELGDAEYADYARRHREVIVKYGRFPHRNAIVGRSSSEAELAYLAQPGSGF; translated from the coding sequence TTGGCTAAAATCTGTACGCCTGACGAGGTGCTGCGCTTCTGGCTGGAAGAATGTGGCCGTGACATGTGGTTCCGGTCGTCGCTGGCGCTGGACGAGCAGATCATGGCGCGGTTTCGCGACACGCATCTGACGCTTGCCGGCGGCGGCGTCGAGACGTGGCGGGCGACGCCCGAGCAGCGTCTGGCCGCGATCATCGTCCTCGACCAGTTTCCCCGCAATATCTACCGCGCCACGCCGCTTGCCTTCGCGACCGATGCGCTGGCACTGCGGGAGGCGAAGCTCGCGATCGAGGCGGGCGCGGACAAGGCGATTGCGGCGGCGCATCGCTGCTTTTTCTACATGCCATTCGAGCATTCAGAAGTGCTGGCCGAGCAGGATCGCTCGGTGGCGCTGTTCGAAGAGCTGGGTGACGCCGAATATGCCGATTACGCGCGGCGTCACCGCGAGGTGATCGTCAAGTACGGGCGCTTTCCGCATCGCAATGCGATCGTCGGGCGCAGTTCGAGCGAGGCGGAGCTCGCCTATCTCGCGCAGCCCGGCTCCGGCTTCTGA
- a CDS encoding mechanosensitive ion channel family protein — translation MLTIATLAQSAGVPMAQVAQPAAPAPAAQPAPAPAAPPAAAPPPAAAAPAAAAPQADAPLANSGLEQALKDIEGAKKKLAAYQESAKTNAGDDDALVTLAGQVDELGRGVIATSVGLRPRFDQIKNRLAEIGEPPKDGQPPEAEIVTNERNALTAERSQINAVTGDAENLSMAINKLTNQVAETRRRLFAATLLRRTDVSMSVLDDAGSSFLVEVGKFNDALTSWLVFVWKFKSLPMFTALFLSLATALILLSGGYRIFGRYLRRDDSIEQPSYISRLSIAFWATVIRTSSLVVLLVTSYFFLDSFNVLRPDIAPVVAALFAAIGLIYFVRRFTNAVFAPGEPHWRLVRLSNRGAQSIGACLLAMAIVNALDYFFGSIGEAMGSPLVLTVVRSLIASMIIGLILIAASFGRPMLARSGDPDAPGRHWPRGMAIILRVLGAGLIITALTGYVGLARFVATQLIITGAIVVTTYIGLLSGKAISKTETFGETFIGRFLMQRFKLGPVAVDQAGLAVGLAIYAVALMTGIPLVLLLWGFHIQDLQQIAYRLFTEVRLGGISISLVGIFTGILLFAGGYLVTRWIQRWLDGNVMARSHVDLGVRNSVKTGIGYLGVGVAAIIGVSAAGIDLSSFALVASALSVGIGFGLQNIVSNFVSGLILLVERPFKVGDHVVSGTAEGIVTRISVRATEIETFRKQSIIVPNSELINAAVGNWTHRNKVGRSEIPVSVSYDADPQKVMDILLELVNAVPQVLRNPEPHVEFLRFGTYSLDFELRFMLADMGDGLKVRNGLRIAILRRFREEGIEIPLPQSDITYHRDNATPPLIQAKDEPEENPKDNETKEEGGQVRQLRGKTADGKLKG, via the coding sequence ATGCTGACGATTGCGACGCTGGCACAATCCGCCGGTGTGCCGATGGCGCAGGTCGCCCAGCCGGCCGCACCGGCGCCCGCCGCGCAACCGGCGCCAGCACCGGCAGCCCCGCCTGCAGCCGCTCCTCCCCCAGCGGCCGCGGCTCCCGCAGCCGCTGCGCCGCAGGCTGACGCTCCGCTTGCCAATAGCGGGCTCGAACAGGCTCTGAAGGATATCGAGGGCGCCAAGAAGAAGCTTGCCGCCTATCAGGAAAGCGCCAAGACCAATGCCGGCGATGACGACGCGCTGGTGACGCTTGCCGGTCAGGTGGACGAACTCGGCCGCGGTGTGATCGCTACATCGGTCGGTCTTCGCCCGCGTTTCGATCAGATCAAGAACCGCCTGGCCGAGATCGGCGAGCCGCCGAAGGACGGGCAGCCGCCGGAAGCCGAGATCGTCACCAACGAGCGCAATGCGCTGACGGCAGAGCGGTCGCAGATCAACGCGGTGACTGGCGATGCCGAAAACCTCTCGATGGCGATCAACAAGCTGACCAATCAGGTCGCCGAGACCCGCCGCCGCCTGTTTGCCGCAACGCTGCTGCGCCGGACCGATGTTTCGATGTCGGTGCTCGACGATGCCGGGAGTTCGTTCCTGGTCGAAGTCGGGAAGTTCAATGACGCGCTGACGAGCTGGCTGGTCTTCGTCTGGAAGTTCAAGAGCCTGCCGATGTTTACGGCGCTGTTCCTGTCGCTGGCGACCGCGCTCATCCTGCTTTCCGGCGGCTACCGGATTTTCGGCCGGTATCTGAGGCGCGACGACAGCATCGAGCAGCCGAGCTATATCAGCCGCTTGTCGATCGCCTTCTGGGCCACCGTCATCCGCACCTCGTCGCTTGTCGTGCTGCTCGTCACCTCCTATTTCTTCCTCGACAGTTTCAATGTGCTGCGGCCCGACATCGCGCCTGTTGTCGCGGCGCTGTTTGCGGCGATCGGGCTCATCTATTTCGTGCGGCGCTTCACCAATGCCGTCTTTGCGCCGGGTGAGCCGCACTGGCGCCTGGTGCGCCTCTCCAATCGCGGCGCGCAGTCGATCGGCGCCTGCCTGCTGGCAATGGCGATCGTCAACGCGCTCGACTATTTCTTCGGCAGCATCGGCGAGGCGATGGGATCGCCGCTGGTGCTGACTGTGGTTCGCAGCCTGATTGCGTCGATGATTATCGGCCTGATCCTGATTGCCGCCTCCTTCGGCCGCCCGATGCTGGCCCGCAGCGGCGATCCGGATGCGCCCGGCCGTCATTGGCCGCGCGGCATGGCGATCATCCTTCGGGTGCTCGGTGCCGGCCTGATCATCACGGCGCTGACGGGCTATGTCGGTCTGGCGCGTTTCGTCGCCACACAGCTGATCATCACCGGCGCCATCGTCGTCACCACCTATATCGGCCTCCTGTCGGGCAAGGCGATCTCGAAGACCGAGACCTTTGGCGAGACCTTCATCGGCCGCTTCCTGATGCAGCGTTTCAAGCTTGGTCCCGTTGCTGTCGACCAGGCGGGGCTTGCCGTTGGTCTGGCGATCTACGCCGTGGCGCTGATGACCGGCATTCCGCTGGTGCTGCTGCTCTGGGGCTTCCACATCCAGGATCTGCAGCAGATCGCCTACCGGCTGTTCACCGAGGTTCGTCTTGGCGGCATCAGCATCTCGCTGGTCGGCATCTTCACCGGCATCCTGCTCTTTGCCGGCGGCTATCTGGTGACGCGCTGGATCCAGCGCTGGCTCGACGGCAATGTCATGGCGCGCAGCCACGTTGATCTCGGCGTGCGCAACTCGGTCAAGACAGGCATCGGCTATCTCGGCGTCGGCGTTGCCGCCATCATCGGTGTTTCGGCAGCTGGTATCGACCTGTCGAGCTTCGCGCTCGTCGCCTCGGCTCTGTCGGTCGGTATCGGTTTTGGCCTGCAGAATATCGTTTCGAATTTCGTCTCGGGCCTGATCCTGCTGGTCGAGCGTCCGTTCAAGGTCGGCGACCACGTCGTATCGGGAACGGCCGAAGGTATCGTCACCCGCATCTCGGTGCGCGCGACCGAGATCGAGACCTTCCGCAAGCAGTCGATCATCGTGCCGAACTCGGAGCTGATCAACGCGGCGGTCGGCAACTGGACGCATCGCAACAAGGTCGGCCGTTCGGAGATTCCGGTATCCGTCAGCTACGATGCCGATCCGCAGAAGGTGATGGATATCCTGCTTGAGCTCGTCAACGCCGTGCCGCAGGTGCTGCGCAATCCCGAGCCGCATGTCGAGTTCCTGCGCTTCGGAACCTATTCGCTGGATTTCGAGCTGCGCTTCATGCTCGCCGACATGGGTGACGGGTTGAAAGTGCGCAACGGGCTGCGCATCGCCATCCTTCGCCGCTTCCGCGAGGAGGGGATCGAGATCCCGCTGCCGCAGAGCGACATCACCTATCATCGCGACAATGCGACGCCGCCGCTCATCCAGGCGAAGGACGAGCCGGAAGAAAATCCTAAGGATAACGAGACAAAGGAAGAGGGCGGCCAGGTACGCCAGTTGCGCGGCAAGACAGCCGATGGCAAGCTCAAGGGCTAA